A single region of the Saprospiraceae bacterium genome encodes:
- a CDS encoding TonB family protein, producing the protein MKILSFAVSCWLILWGGTYAYGQENTLSPYFYIPNGEEGTTALPLLHTSAEVNIAGVIADVKIRQVYKNDSDQPIEAIYVFPGTTRSAVYGMQMQIKDRVIHAKIQEKGKARAVYEAAKKEGKSASLLEQQRPNVFQMNVANILPGDTIRIELSYTELLTPEAGIYTFVYPTVVGPRYGGEILPEATASTHWIANPYMKEGERAPFTFDLNICLNAGVPIQKVQSPSHQIQVHFKGESEAELALAPTETNGGNRDFLLEYQLAGEQIQDGLLLWSGQEENFFLAMIQAPKQPTPAQITPREYIFLLDVSGSMQGYPLGIAKQVIKDLFQQLQPSDRFNMLFFEGDAYFLSEQSLPATPANLAKAIQAIDQQSGSGGTNMLQAIEKAMLVPKMEGYSRSFAIITDGYVSVEDRIFTYISQHLDAANFFSLGIGSSVNRHLIEGIAQVGMSEAFVIMNEGESKGIANKFRQYIQSPVLTNIALDFQGIDAYDIIPQYIPDLMGERPIVVFGKYKGTPKGYLEITGDQAKGKFKQKIAISPTQEKASNGALPYLWARHQIRLLDDFSFPSNNDDFNDIKTQITQLGLDYSLLTRFTSFVAVDTLVRRHGPTGPTTKQPLPLPKGVPNSAVGQPLSAASFGEEDEPEFQDQSSVNLAGNWDIDIAPPMTTPPPAPPPPAPEVGEVFKIVEEMPILETCQESGVSYQEKKACSDKAILSFFMKNLKLPADMRDNDIGSVNVIQFTVAKDGSVKDIKIVRSRHPSLDKELIRIARLLPRFIPGKQRGRAVEVQFNIPIRVELE; encoded by the coding sequence ATGAAGATTTTATCTTTTGCAGTTAGCTGTTGGCTAATCCTGTGGGGGGGCACTTATGCCTATGGCCAAGAAAATACCCTTTCCCCTTATTTTTATATTCCTAATGGCGAAGAGGGAACAACAGCCTTGCCCCTGTTGCACACTTCCGCAGAGGTTAATATTGCAGGGGTTATCGCAGATGTAAAGATCAGGCAGGTGTATAAAAACGATAGCGACCAGCCGATAGAAGCCATCTATGTATTTCCAGGCACTACCCGATCCGCTGTTTACGGAATGCAAATGCAAATCAAAGATAGAGTCATTCACGCAAAAATACAGGAGAAAGGCAAAGCGCGTGCGGTCTATGAAGCAGCTAAAAAAGAAGGTAAAAGTGCGTCTTTACTAGAACAGCAGCGCCCCAATGTCTTTCAAATGAATGTGGCTAATATCCTTCCAGGAGATACCATTCGGATAGAACTGTCTTATACCGAACTGCTAACCCCAGAGGCTGGTATTTATACTTTTGTTTATCCTACGGTGGTGGGACCGCGCTATGGTGGCGAAATATTGCCGGAGGCCACAGCTTCAACGCATTGGATAGCAAACCCGTACATGAAAGAAGGGGAACGCGCTCCCTTTACTTTTGATCTAAATATCTGCCTGAATGCTGGTGTACCGATTCAGAAAGTACAAAGCCCCTCTCATCAAATCCAGGTGCATTTTAAAGGCGAATCGGAAGCCGAATTAGCCTTGGCTCCCACCGAAACAAATGGAGGCAACCGCGATTTTTTATTGGAATACCAATTGGCTGGAGAGCAGATCCAGGATGGCTTGTTGCTGTGGTCGGGGCAGGAAGAAAACTTTTTCCTAGCCATGATTCAAGCCCCCAAACAGCCCACTCCTGCTCAAATAACGCCGAGGGAATACATTTTCCTCCTGGACGTCTCCGGCTCCATGCAAGGTTATCCGCTTGGCATCGCCAAACAAGTTATCAAAGACCTCTTTCAGCAATTGCAACCTTCGGATCGATTTAATATGCTGTTTTTTGAAGGGGATGCCTATTTTTTAAGCGAACAATCGCTTCCCGCTACACCGGCCAACCTGGCTAAAGCCATCCAAGCTATCGACCAACAAAGTGGCAGCGGTGGTACCAACATGCTTCAGGCCATCGAAAAAGCAATGCTTGTCCCCAAAATGGAAGGCTACTCGCGCTCTTTTGCCATTATCACCGACGGTTATGTGTCGGTAGAAGATCGCATTTTCACTTACATCAGCCAGCATTTGGACGCTGCGAATTTCTTTTCCCTGGGAATTGGATCATCCGTCAATCGACACCTGATAGAGGGCATTGCACAAGTGGGCATGAGTGAAGCTTTTGTCATTATGAATGAAGGGGAAAGCAAGGGGATTGCCAATAAATTTCGCCAATACATCCAATCTCCGGTATTGACCAATATCGCACTCGACTTCCAAGGCATCGATGCCTATGACATCATCCCCCAATACATTCCCGACCTGATGGGAGAACGCCCCATTGTCGTATTTGGAAAATACAAAGGGACCCCGAAAGGATACCTTGAAATCACAGGGGATCAAGCGAAGGGAAAGTTTAAACAAAAAATCGCAATTAGTCCAACACAGGAAAAGGCAAGCAATGGCGCTCTACCCTACCTTTGGGCCCGCCACCAAATCAGGTTACTCGATGATTTCTCTTTTCCTAGCAATAATGACGATTTTAACGATATTAAAACCCAAATTACGCAGCTAGGCTTGGACTACAGCCTGCTCACCCGCTTCACCTCCTTCGTGGCAGTCGACACCCTGGTCCGTCGCCACGGTCCCACTGGCCCCACCACCAAGCAGCCGCTTCCGCTTCCTAAAGGCGTGCCCAATTCTGCGGTAGGGCAACCGCTTTCTGCTGCAAGCTTTGGCGAAGAAGATGAACCTGAATTTCAGGATCAAAGTAGTGTAAACCTCGCAGGTAATTGGGATATCGATATCGCTCCGCCTATGACCACGCCGCCGCCCGCTCCGCCACCGCCAGCACCTGAAGTTGGGGAAGTATTCAAGATCGTAGAAGAAATGCCTATTCTGGAAACTTGCCAGGAAAGTGGAGTTAGCTACCAGGAAAAAAAAGCGTGCAGCGATAAAGCCATTTTATCTTTTTTCATGAAAAACCTAAAGTTACCGGCCGACATGCGAGATAACGATATTGGTAGTGTGAATGTCATTCAATTCACGGTGGCCAAAGACGGAAGTGTAAAGGACATCAAAATCGTTAGGAGTAGGCATCCTTCTTTGGACAAAGAGCTGATCAGGATTGCTCGACTACTTCCCAGGTTCATTCCTGGCAAACAACGGGGAAGAGCGGTGGAGGTACAATTTAACATACCGATCCGAGTGGAGTTGGAGTAG